In Phormidium yuhuli AB48, one genomic interval encodes:
- a CDS encoding M48 family metallopeptidase, with product MSRLPRRLLYGTLSLVTAVSVLVVSTPVGYGFSLFDILPNVIQVIQISSMSDRQEVALGRQINDRLVRDVRISNNRQVNNYVNAIGQRLVAVSSRANLPFTFQVVEDDNINAFATLGGFVYVNTGLIRRADNEAELAGVVAHEIAHVTERHVLARLRQAAIAEGVMNAAGINPDVLVNIAYELVINRPNSRSAEYEADEVGMQLLIAGNYAPVGMINFFERLLSGGGGLPQFLNTHPDTRNRVARLREILDPSRAAVGDGLDSNHYRQQIQSLI from the coding sequence TTGTCCAGGTTACCCCGCCGCCTCCTCTATGGAACCCTCTCTCTGGTGACGGCTGTGTCGGTGCTAGTCGTCTCCACTCCAGTGGGGTATGGCTTTTCCTTATTCGATATTCTCCCCAATGTCATTCAGGTGATTCAGATTTCCTCGATGTCTGATCGACAGGAGGTTGCTCTGGGCCGGCAAATCAACGATCGCCTCGTCCGAGATGTGCGAATTTCTAATAATCGCCAGGTGAATAACTATGTTAATGCCATTGGTCAACGACTGGTGGCGGTGAGCAGCCGGGCCAATTTACCCTTTACCTTCCAAGTCGTTGAGGATGATAACATTAATGCCTTTGCTACCCTCGGCGGTTTTGTCTATGTCAATACGGGACTGATTCGCCGGGCCGATAACGAGGCGGAATTGGCGGGGGTGGTTGCCCATGAAATTGCCCATGTGACTGAAAGACACGTCTTGGCTCGTTTGCGTCAAGCGGCGATCGCCGAGGGAGTCATGAATGCAGCCGGCATCAACCCCGATGTCTTAGTTAATATCGCCTATGAACTGGTGATTAACCGTCCCAACAGCCGCAGTGCTGAATATGAAGCCGATGAGGTGGGAATGCAACTGCTCATCGCCGGAAACTACGCACCGGTGGGGATGATCAACTTCTTTGAACGACTCCTCAGTGGGGGCGGTGGCCTACCCCAATTCCTTAATACTCACCCCGACACCCGCAACCGTGTGGCCCGCCTGCGAGAAATTCTTGACCCCTCCCGAGCCGCCGTCGGGGATGGCCTTGACTCCAATCACTATCGTCAACAGATTCAATCCCTCATTTAA
- a CDS encoding glycosyltransferase 61 family protein codes for MTLANQPHFVPILTAPTAPEGYEQLMEVLNDGQNPQAALNAGLKAIEYGSQNPHVFYRVAVLYQTLDQPELAPQYYQTCLSLDADYAPALYNFSFLCLQNNQPLEALNYHERLRKINSKFANSGFYNTLIKHFFETGDYSHALTCCLAGLEFAPSPAFAVNSGIACRKLGEHERAIEYYQIALSLDPESSWAHFSLGNLYYDLERFSEAMTYYDKARQLYPGRVEAHTQYAWSAAKLQQYDIALRAALDALLYSQSDRKIYQVLAHVFEQEGHSSWVTPCLHGQIPSEFDQYLQAKNAQRWQPLTAADHYQWHSVHPAQIWDVPSPKTVESAIHPTFLTRRRYLAETFVAQIAHGRAYYRFDPSVATSDHQWIPAVSCSRAIETPDTLPTLQHLGDRAIFIPQRLSDNYYHWTFDTLPRLALIQQAGFEIQPSDRIVVNAPVHPFHQQSLAQLNLSQDQLLFSNCCHITAKELLVPSLLGDSYSTPTPWMCQFLRDRFQPQPLPQPRRRLYLRRGNTNYRKVLNEEAVIQLLADYGFEAISPGSLSFPEQVATLAAAEVVVAPHGAGNTNLVYCPPGTAVLEIFSPEYVVDFYWLLSQAAQLDYGYLLGEDLAKLPQFQEKRNYFGRHCHDIWVDLEKLRASLDTLI; via the coding sequence ATGACCCTTGCCAATCAGCCCCACTTTGTCCCCATTTTAACCGCTCCCACGGCCCCAGAGGGCTATGAACAGCTTATGGAGGTGTTGAACGACGGCCAAAACCCTCAAGCGGCTCTCAACGCCGGTTTAAAAGCCATTGAGTATGGAAGTCAGAATCCCCACGTCTTTTATCGAGTTGCCGTTCTGTATCAGACTCTCGATCAGCCAGAGCTAGCACCCCAATATTATCAAACTTGTTTGTCTCTCGATGCTGACTATGCTCCAGCTCTGTACAATTTTTCATTTCTATGCCTTCAAAATAACCAGCCTCTTGAAGCATTAAATTATCATGAGCGGCTAAGAAAAATAAATTCCAAGTTTGCAAACTCTGGATTCTATAATACTCTTATTAAACATTTTTTTGAAACCGGAGATTACTCCCATGCATTGACCTGTTGCTTGGCGGGATTAGAGTTTGCGCCCAGTCCTGCTTTTGCCGTCAATAGTGGGATTGCCTGTCGAAAGCTGGGAGAGCATGAACGGGCAATTGAGTATTATCAAATCGCCCTATCTCTCGACCCAGAATCGAGCTGGGCACACTTTAGCTTAGGTAATCTTTATTATGATTTAGAGCGTTTTTCTGAGGCAATGACCTACTATGACAAAGCCCGTCAGCTCTATCCTGGTCGCGTTGAAGCTCATACCCAGTATGCCTGGTCAGCAGCGAAGTTGCAACAGTATGATATCGCCCTGCGGGCAGCGTTGGATGCGTTGCTCTATTCTCAGAGCGATCGCAAAATCTATCAAGTGCTCGCTCATGTCTTTGAGCAAGAAGGACATTCGAGTTGGGTGACGCCCTGTTTACACGGTCAAATTCCCAGTGAGTTCGATCAGTACCTGCAAGCCAAAAATGCTCAACGTTGGCAACCCTTAACAGCAGCAGATCACTATCAGTGGCATTCCGTTCATCCAGCTCAAATTTGGGATGTCCCATCGCCCAAAACCGTCGAGTCAGCCATTCATCCAACCTTTTTAACCCGTCGTCGCTATTTAGCAGAAACCTTTGTGGCTCAAATTGCCCATGGACGAGCCTATTATCGATTTGACCCCAGCGTCGCCACATCGGACCATCAATGGATTCCAGCCGTGTCGTGTAGCCGGGCAATTGAGACGCCTGATACCTTACCCACTCTGCAACATTTGGGCGATCGCGCCATTTTCATCCCCCAACGTTTAAGTGATAACTACTATCATTGGACGTTTGACACCTTACCCCGACTGGCCCTCATCCAACAGGCGGGATTTGAGATTCAACCGAGCGATCGCATCGTCGTCAATGCTCCCGTTCATCCCTTCCACCAACAAAGTTTAGCCCAACTGAACCTGAGCCAAGACCAACTCCTGTTTAGCAATTGCTGTCATATCACCGCCAAAGAACTCCTGGTTCCCAGCCTCTTGGGGGATAGTTATAGCACCCCAACCCCTTGGATGTGCCAATTTCTGCGCGATCGCTTCCAACCGCAGCCTCTCCCCCAACCTCGGCGACGACTCTATCTGCGGCGAGGGAATACGAACTATCGAAAGGTTCTCAATGAAGAGGCCGTGATACAGCTCCTGGCGGACTATGGATTTGAAGCGATTTCCCCTGGAAGTCTCTCATTCCCAGAACAAGTGGCCACCCTAGCAGCGGCGGAGGTGGTTGTGGCCCCCCATGGAGCGGGGAATACCAATCTCGTCTATTGTCCTCCCGGAACGGCGGTGCTGGAAATCTTCTCACCGGAGTATGTGGTGGATTTTTACTGGCTCCTCAGTCAGGCGGCTCAATTGGATTATGGCTATCTGCTAGGGGAGGATTTAGCCAAGTTGCCCCAGTTCCAGGAGAAACGCAACTATTTTGGCCGGCATTGTCACGATATTTGGGTTGATTTAGAGAAATTACGAGCCAGCTTGGACACTCTCATCTGA
- a CDS encoding DUF4330 domain-containing protein gives MKLLDSKGRLFGKISLLDIGAIAIIFSVFVAVFLVPGTGGSVAQVNLNTRPVEVTVIVRGLSVLDADDFVEKLRDEGETNIIIRNQPHGKIDILNVERLPRTLAIPQPDGTVAALEDPRSEELYSVNLMLTLAGNARMTDTGPVLGNSKLKIGTPVELEGNLYNFNGSVINVNLDP, from the coding sequence ATGAAACTCTTGGACTCAAAGGGTCGTCTGTTCGGGAAAATCAGCCTTCTTGACATTGGGGCGATCGCCATTATTTTCTCCGTCTTCGTGGCGGTATTTCTGGTTCCCGGAACCGGAGGTTCAGTGGCCCAGGTGAACCTCAATACCCGTCCCGTAGAAGTCACCGTCATTGTCCGAGGCTTAAGTGTCTTGGATGCCGATGACTTTGTTGAGAAACTCCGGGACGAGGGGGAAACCAACATTATCATCCGTAACCAGCCCCACGGTAAAATTGATATCCTCAACGTGGAACGGCTCCCCCGCACCCTAGCAATTCCTCAACCGGACGGAACCGTGGCGGCCCTCGAAGATCCGCGATCGGAAGAACTCTATAGTGTCAATCTCATGTTAACCCTAGCGGGGAATGCACGCATGACCGATACTGGCCCCGTACTCGGGAACAGCAAACTAAAAATCGGCACCCCCGTCGAGTTAGAAGGAAACCTTTATAACTTCAACGGTAGCGTCATCAACGTGAACTTAGACCCCTAA
- a CDS encoding class I SAM-dependent methyltransferase has product MAVDPTTISPIQPVNPVQPPPQPPSNNHNDDNQPITDRDYLDKVVIQNTRKYTIAKAEFSVPCMPSMADQALKLLQDYCAVLGKPGTPEEQEKLKAFLTEKLSQGFKVSPHSRLVMMCVPAKPEVGLLGGVSIQTKVISESLSDKYTTWPKTRPDPLFGSEPDFKVMDVAASLGEPSQVRVLDVGAGPGRNSLPLARRGHPVHALELTPVFAQKLVDAAKPENLPVEVAVGNVLDPLVRMQPYYYQYVVSSEVISHFRDAQELRLFFGKMSDALVTGGKLLVSLFLTEGGYEPTDLVRELGEVSFSSIFTPAELRKSIEGLPLNILTVEAALEYERQHYQGPSWPPTPWYEGWCSGRNLFPIDKKPPTQLYWVLMERS; this is encoded by the coding sequence ATGGCAGTCGACCCCACCACCATTAGCCCCATTCAACCCGTCAACCCGGTTCAACCCCCTCCCCAACCCCCCAGCAACAACCACAACGACGACAACCAGCCGATTACCGATCGCGACTATCTCGACAAAGTCGTCATCCAGAACACTCGCAAATACACCATTGCCAAAGCCGAGTTTTCCGTCCCTTGTATGCCCTCGATGGCGGATCAGGCCCTAAAACTGCTGCAAGACTACTGTGCGGTATTAGGGAAGCCAGGAACCCCAGAAGAGCAAGAGAAGTTGAAAGCTTTTCTGACTGAGAAGTTGAGCCAAGGCTTTAAAGTCTCTCCCCATTCCCGCTTAGTAATGATGTGTGTCCCCGCCAAGCCGGAGGTGGGCCTGTTGGGGGGAGTTTCCATTCAGACGAAGGTCATTTCCGAGTCCTTGAGTGACAAATACACCACTTGGCCCAAAACCCGTCCTGATCCTCTATTTGGCAGTGAACCGGATTTCAAAGTCATGGACGTGGCGGCCTCCTTGGGGGAACCGAGTCAAGTGCGCGTGTTGGATGTGGGGGCCGGCCCAGGACGGAATAGCCTTCCCTTGGCCCGCCGGGGCCATCCGGTTCATGCTCTGGAACTCACCCCAGTCTTTGCTCAGAAACTGGTGGATGCGGCCAAGCCGGAGAACTTACCGGTAGAGGTGGCGGTGGGTAATGTCTTAGATCCTCTGGTGCGGATGCAGCCGTACTACTATCAATATGTCGTCTCGTCCGAGGTGATTTCCCATTTCCGGGATGCACAGGAGTTACGCCTGTTTTTCGGCAAAATGTCCGATGCACTCGTCACGGGAGGGAAGTTATTGGTGAGTCTATTTCTGACGGAAGGCGGCTATGAACCAACGGATTTAGTACGGGAGTTAGGGGAAGTTTCCTTTTCCTCCATTTTCACCCCAGCGGAGTTACGCAAATCCATTGAGGGGTTACCGTTAAATATTCTCACCGTCGAGGCGGCCTTGGAGTATGAAAGACAGCATTATCAAGGGCCCTCCTGGCCTCCCACTCCCTGGTATGAAGGCTGGTGTTCCGGCCGCAACCTCTTTCCCATTGATAAGAAGCCGCCAACCCAGTTGTACTGGGTGTTAATGGAACGCTCCTAA
- a CDS encoding tetratricopeptide repeat protein, with protein sequence MTNPADFDQSANSTTEASPTPPPDASSPPATPPQPTPPPAAAVGQPPKTPFPERVKQWLIASSSRWFGISPEYKKGNRWYQSRQYEEALSCYEAALALNPQFRPAWVRSGQALGKLNRASEAIAAYDRALALNPKDFWVWLLRGRLLLEQQQYDQGITALQQAAALDETRYEPWYYQGLALEAQGNLQGAIDAYDRATRCKTDLLPAWCRYGDLLAQRRQFSDAAIAYSNATRFAPQDGTVWLKLSTCQEQSQEYDKALLSLEQVLQLQPERWEFWLQRGRLLEALQRYTEAIAAYDRVLGQDPNQVEAWILKGMAMRHQWGEAAIACFDRALELQPQSAYAWYGKGVALYETQQYPQALEAYDHSTHLNPNFAVSWLGRGKILYHLNRDADAIVAFDNAIQIEPHYAEAWYYRGEVLANLKRYETAIAAYDKVIQVAQPMDMWLYRAWLKKGEALEQLKRLTDAIRAYVKAQEVQPMQMSARLKQAACWEKLQRYDEALSVYDLALTLWVDHLPLWLKRGNVLSRLQRYSDALATYDRAIQLQPGNYEAWLRRCEILEKLKRTHEALRSYAIAEKLSPGDESLRERRAAVLKSLEKEGKPELSQGSE encoded by the coding sequence ATGACTAACCCCGCTGACTTCGATCAGTCCGCGAACAGCACCACGGAAGCCTCTCCTACTCCCCCTCCTGACGCGAGTTCCCCTCCAGCGACTCCCCCTCAGCCTACACCACCGCCGGCTGCTGCTGTGGGCCAACCTCCGAAAACGCCGTTCCCGGAACGGGTGAAGCAGTGGTTGATCGCCAGTTCATCCCGCTGGTTTGGCATTTCTCCGGAGTATAAAAAGGGGAATCGCTGGTATCAGTCTCGGCAATATGAAGAGGCGTTGAGTTGTTATGAGGCGGCGTTGGCTCTCAATCCTCAGTTTCGTCCCGCTTGGGTCCGTTCGGGACAGGCCCTGGGGAAACTGAATCGGGCCTCAGAGGCGATCGCGGCCTATGATCGGGCCTTGGCTCTGAATCCTAAGGACTTTTGGGTTTGGTTGCTACGAGGGCGGTTACTCTTGGAACAGCAGCAGTATGATCAAGGCATCACGGCCTTGCAACAAGCTGCGGCCTTGGATGAGACACGCTATGAGCCTTGGTATTATCAAGGGTTGGCGTTAGAGGCTCAGGGCAATCTGCAAGGGGCCATTGACGCCTATGATCGGGCCACCCGCTGTAAGACGGATTTGCTTCCGGCCTGGTGTCGCTATGGGGATTTATTAGCTCAACGTCGTCAGTTCTCCGATGCGGCGATCGCCTATAGCAATGCGACTCGCTTTGCACCTCAGGATGGGACAGTATGGCTGAAACTCAGTACCTGTCAAGAACAGAGTCAGGAGTATGATAAGGCTCTGCTCTCCCTAGAACAAGTCCTACAACTGCAACCGGAACGATGGGAGTTCTGGCTGCAACGGGGACGACTTCTAGAGGCCCTGCAACGCTATACCGAGGCCATTGCGGCCTATGATCGGGTTTTAGGACAAGATCCCAATCAGGTGGAGGCCTGGATTCTTAAGGGGATGGCCATGCGACATCAATGGGGAGAGGCGGCGATCGCCTGTTTTGATCGGGCCCTGGAGTTACAACCCCAATCGGCTTATGCGTGGTACGGCAAGGGGGTGGCCCTCTATGAAACCCAACAGTATCCCCAAGCGTTGGAGGCCTATGATCATTCCACTCACCTAAATCCTAATTTTGCCGTCAGTTGGCTCGGTCGCGGTAAGATTCTCTATCATCTCAATCGTGATGCGGATGCGATCGTCGCTTTTGATAATGCCATTCAGATTGAACCCCACTATGCTGAGGCTTGGTACTATCGTGGTGAGGTGTTGGCCAATCTCAAACGCTATGAGACGGCGATCGCAGCTTACGATAAGGTGATTCAGGTGGCCCAACCGATGGATATGTGGCTCTATCGAGCCTGGCTCAAGAAGGGGGAAGCCTTGGAACAGCTTAAACGGCTGACGGATGCGATTCGTGCTTATGTCAAGGCTCAGGAGGTTCAGCCGATGCAAATGTCGGCCCGCTTGAAGCAGGCTGCGTGTTGGGAAAAATTGCAGCGATATGATGAGGCGCTGTCGGTGTATGATTTGGCTCTGACGCTATGGGTGGATCATTTACCGTTATGGCTCAAACGGGGCAATGTTCTATCTCGCCTGCAACGCTATAGTGATGCCTTAGCCACCTATGATCGCGCCATTCAACTGCAACCAGGAAATTATGAAGCTTGGTTACGCCGCTGCGAAATCCTGGAAAAACTTAAACGCACCCATGAGGCGTTGCGCTCCTATGCGATCGCCGAAAAACTCAGTCCTGGGGATGAGAGTCTACGGGAACGACGAGCGGCGGTGTTAAAGAGTTTGGAAAAAGAAGGTAAACCTGAACTTTCTCAAGGGAGTGAGTGA
- a CDS encoding DUF1868 domain-containing protein has protein sequence MDNTYQDYLERIAHLTTPATHGSKLEHIVESPKFKATEDGRREPVAFPGYSIITPPGREDRANAEFYQVMADCQTRIAQRLGASLFAIVPPESFHLTLADLIWDGAYEEAGYDPQFDPKLQRCIGEIFEQIQPNLSSPQSPQWQMSGLVVMPRAIAVTLNPTNEAAYDRIIALRRALYQSRALMELGIEQQYNLTAHITLGYFGKATEPLDCQELAQFLDACAQEAMAAAPPFWVKRAELRKFTDMTRYERSPNFPVLSL, from the coding sequence TTGGATAATACCTATCAAGATTATTTAGAGCGGATTGCTCATCTGACGACTCCGGCCACCCATGGCAGTAAGCTAGAGCATATTGTCGAATCGCCGAAGTTTAAGGCCACCGAGGATGGCCGACGAGAACCGGTGGCGTTTCCGGGCTATAGTATCATCACCCCGCCAGGAAGGGAGGATCGGGCTAATGCTGAGTTTTATCAGGTGATGGCCGATTGTCAAACCCGTATTGCGCAACGGCTTGGGGCCAGTCTATTTGCGATCGTTCCTCCGGAGAGTTTCCATCTGACCCTGGCGGATCTGATTTGGGATGGGGCCTATGAGGAAGCCGGCTACGATCCCCAGTTTGACCCCAAACTCCAACGCTGTATCGGGGAGATTTTTGAGCAGATTCAACCCAACTTAAGCAGTCCTCAATCCCCCCAATGGCAGATGAGTGGTTTGGTGGTGATGCCACGGGCCATCGCCGTTACCCTCAATCCAACCAATGAGGCGGCCTATGACCGTATTATTGCTCTACGTCGCGCTCTCTACCAGAGTCGTGCCTTAATGGAGTTGGGCATTGAGCAACAGTATAATCTGACGGCTCATATCACCTTAGGCTATTTCGGCAAGGCCACTGAACCTCTGGACTGTCAGGAATTGGCTCAATTCCTGGATGCTTGCGCTCAGGAGGCCATGGCCGCCGCTCCCCCATTCTGGGTCAAACGGGCTGAGTTGCGCAAGTTTACTGATATGACCCGCTATGAGCGATCGCCCAATTTCCCGGTGTTGAGCTTATAA
- a CDS encoding glycosyltransferase codes for MAKTLRKLLVLSTPVGPLGTGLGGGVELTLFNMAQVLRERGYSLTVLAPQGSKLPPLEIEPLPGAMQDTAQSQGRQTPVTLPPQSVLGAMCERARQRQSQVDAIINFAYDWLPFYLTPFFEIPIFHFVSMGSLNEAMDEAVRKAVQSHPQRVTFYTRTQAETFGIDNVQGLYIPSGLDLSLYDFCDRPGTQLAWVGRIAPEKGLEDALAAISQTGDEMTVWGVMQCPDYWDEIRQRHPHANVRYGGFLPTEALQKALGQCRGLVMTSKWVEAFGNVAIEALACGVPVVSYCRGGPAEIVRDGETGWLVEPDSVPALVAGIEKLPQLSRSACRQQAETEYSLAAMGDRLEQWLSHP; via the coding sequence ATGGCTAAGACTCTCCGTAAGCTATTAGTCCTGTCCACCCCCGTCGGCCCCTTGGGAACCGGCTTAGGGGGAGGGGTAGAGTTAACGCTGTTCAATATGGCCCAGGTGTTGAGGGAACGGGGATATTCTCTGACGGTGTTGGCCCCGCAAGGGTCGAAGTTACCCCCCTTAGAGATTGAACCGCTACCTGGGGCCATGCAAGATACGGCCCAAAGTCAAGGACGACAAACCCCTGTTACCCTCCCCCCCCAGTCCGTCTTAGGGGCCATGTGTGAGAGGGCCCGACAACGGCAATCTCAGGTTGATGCCATCATTAATTTTGCCTATGATTGGCTGCCCTTTTACCTCACCCCCTTTTTTGAGATTCCCATCTTTCATTTTGTCAGTATGGGGTCCTTGAATGAGGCCATGGATGAGGCGGTGCGCAAGGCGGTTCAGTCTCATCCGCAACGGGTGACCTTTTATACTCGTACTCAAGCGGAAACCTTTGGCATCGATAACGTTCAGGGCCTTTATATTCCCAGTGGTTTAGATTTATCGCTCTATGACTTCTGCGATCGCCCTGGAACTCAGTTAGCCTGGGTTGGACGGATTGCACCGGAAAAGGGCCTAGAGGATGCCTTGGCGGCGATTAGTCAGACGGGGGACGAGATGACGGTTTGGGGGGTCATGCAATGTCCCGACTATTGGGATGAGATTCGTCAACGTCATCCCCACGCCAACGTCCGCTACGGAGGATTTTTACCCACCGAGGCGTTACAGAAGGCGTTAGGCCAATGTCGCGGCCTAGTCATGACCTCAAAATGGGTGGAGGCCTTTGGCAATGTGGCCATTGAGGCTTTGGCCTGTGGGGTTCCCGTGGTGTCCTATTGTCGCGGCGGGCCAGCAGAGATTGTCCGAGATGGGGAAACCGGCTGGCTTGTCGAACCTGATTCCGTCCCGGCTTTAGTGGCCGGGATTGAAAAACTCCCCCAATTAAGCCGTTCCGCCTGTCGTCAGCAGGCCGAGACAGAGTATTCCCTAGCCGCAATGGGCGATCGTCTAGAACAGTGGCTATCTCACCCCTAA
- a CDS encoding lipid-A-disaccharide synthase-related protein: MGEKLLCLSNGHGEDAIAVRILQRLQEHPQTPELAALPLVGEGRAYEQVPEVPIVGPVKTMPSGGFVYMDGRELWRDVRGGLLGLTWAQWRVVRKWGKQGGKILAVGDIVPLLMAWLSGAPYCFVGTAKSEYYLRDEIGPLQRQSWFERLESWSGCVYLPWERALMRSKRCLAVFPRDGLTTERLQEMGIRAYNLGNPMMDGLEAKPVVAKGEQGRALTILLLPGSRVPEAHRNWEQLLRAVDGVQQAQGNRPLTVLAAIAPGLNLEPFVEALNAYGWQSTTKGVPGVDDEQAQRFSFNQGLLAISQQSFADCLRQADLAIALAGTATEQFVGLGKPAIAFPGEGPQYTAAFAEAQGRLLGQSLIRVPGPEQVADVVQRLLQDPDWHQLIAENGRRRLGLPGAGERIAKDVLQLLFGVE, from the coding sequence ATGGGTGAAAAACTTTTGTGTTTGAGTAATGGTCATGGTGAGGATGCGATCGCCGTGCGGATTTTGCAACGGCTACAAGAGCATCCTCAGACTCCCGAACTGGCGGCGTTGCCTCTGGTGGGGGAGGGACGGGCCTATGAACAAGTCCCGGAGGTGCCAATTGTTGGCCCCGTGAAAACAATGCCTTCCGGTGGCTTTGTCTATATGGATGGCCGGGAACTTTGGCGGGATGTGCGGGGAGGATTGTTGGGGTTAACCTGGGCCCAATGGCGAGTTGTACGCAAATGGGGGAAACAGGGGGGTAAAATTCTCGCGGTGGGGGATATTGTTCCCTTATTGATGGCCTGGCTGAGTGGGGCCCCCTATTGTTTTGTGGGAACCGCGAAGTCTGAGTATTATCTGCGGGATGAGATTGGCCCCCTACAACGACAGAGTTGGTTTGAGAGATTAGAGAGTTGGTCCGGTTGTGTGTATTTACCCTGGGAACGGGCCTTGATGCGCTCAAAACGCTGTCTGGCGGTGTTTCCTCGGGATGGCTTAACCACGGAACGATTGCAAGAGATGGGCATTCGGGCCTATAACTTGGGCAACCCCATGATGGATGGGTTGGAGGCTAAACCGGTGGTTGCGAAAGGAGAACAGGGACGGGCCTTGACGATTCTCCTGTTACCCGGTTCTCGGGTTCCCGAGGCCCATCGTAACTGGGAACAACTCTTGCGGGCCGTGGATGGGGTACAACAGGCCCAGGGCAATCGGCCACTGACCGTTCTGGCGGCGATCGCCCCTGGCTTGAATCTTGAACCCTTTGTAGAGGCCCTAAATGCTTATGGCTGGCAATCCACGACGAAAGGGGTTCCGGGAGTTGACGATGAGCAGGCCCAACGGTTTAGCTTCAATCAGGGACTGTTAGCCATTAGTCAACAGTCCTTTGCTGATTGTTTACGACAAGCCGATTTAGCCATCGCGTTAGCCGGAACCGCCACAGAACAATTTGTTGGATTGGGGAAACCGGCTATTGCCTTTCCCGGAGAGGGACCCCAATATACCGCCGCCTTTGCTGAGGCCCAAGGCCGTCTTTTGGGACAATCCCTAATTCGAGTTCCCGGCCCGGAACAGGTAGCCGATGTGGTGCAACGACTGCTGCAAGATCCCGATTGGCATCAACTCATTGCTGAAAACGGTCGTCGTCGTTTGGGACTCCCCGGCGCTGGGGAACGGATTGCCAAGGATGTCTTACAATTGTTGTTTGGGGTCGAATAA